The proteins below come from a single Methylobacterium sp. SyP6R genomic window:
- the urtA gene encoding urea ABC transporter substrate-binding protein gives MAENDGGLESALRRRLLMGLAAAPAAALLPRLALAAAPPTAAVNTTGLAVTDTEVTVGILHSVTGTMAISETGAQQAEKLAIEEINAAGGVLGRKIKVIQEDGASDWPTFAEKAKKLLVNDKCAAVMGCWTSASRKAVLPVFEQYNGMLYYPTFYEGLEQSKNVIYTGQEATQQILASLDWVAKEKDARTFFFIGSDYIWPRTSNKIARKHVENVLKGKVVGEEYFPLGHTQFNSVINKIKLTKPNVIFTDVVGGSNVAFYKQLKAAGIDLSKQVLMTISVTEDEIDGIGGENIAGAYACMKYFQSLKNPNNEKFVAAFKKMWGDKTVIGDVTQAAYLGPYLWKLTVEKAGSFDVDKVAAASGGIEFKGAPEGYVRIHPNHHLWSKTRVGKALPNGQFEVVYESADLIEPNPFPKGYQ, from the coding sequence ATGGCTGAGAACGACGGGGGCCTCGAATCGGCGTTGCGGCGGCGGCTGCTCATGGGGCTCGCCGCGGCACCGGCCGCGGCGCTTCTGCCCCGCCTCGCGCTCGCCGCCGCCCCGCCGACCGCGGCCGTCAACACGACCGGCCTCGCCGTGACCGACACCGAGGTGACGGTCGGCATCCTGCATTCCGTCACCGGCACGATGGCGATCTCCGAGACCGGGGCGCAGCAGGCGGAAAAACTCGCGATCGAGGAGATCAACGCGGCCGGCGGCGTGCTCGGCCGCAAGATCAAGGTGATCCAGGAGGACGGCGCCTCCGACTGGCCGACCTTCGCCGAGAAGGCCAAGAAGCTGCTCGTCAACGACAAGTGCGCGGCGGTGATGGGCTGCTGGACTTCGGCCTCGCGCAAGGCGGTGCTGCCGGTCTTCGAGCAATATAACGGCATGCTGTATTACCCGACCTTCTACGAGGGCCTGGAGCAGTCGAAGAACGTCATCTATACCGGCCAGGAGGCGACGCAGCAGATCCTCGCCAGCCTCGATTGGGTGGCGAAGGAGAAGGACGCCAGGACCTTCTTCTTCATCGGCTCCGATTACATCTGGCCGCGCACCTCGAACAAGATCGCCCGCAAGCACGTCGAGAACGTGCTGAAGGGCAAGGTCGTCGGCGAGGAATATTTCCCGCTCGGCCACACCCAGTTCAATTCGGTCATCAACAAGATCAAGCTGACGAAGCCGAACGTGATCTTCACCGACGTGGTCGGCGGCTCGAACGTGGCGTTCTACAAGCAGCTGAAGGCGGCCGGCATCGATCTGTCGAAGCAGGTACTGATGACGATCTCGGTCACCGAGGACGAGATCGACGGCATCGGCGGCGAGAACATCGCCGGCGCCTATGCCTGCATGAAGTACTTCCAGTCGCTGAAGAACCCGAACAACGAGAAATTCGTCGCCGCCTTCAAGAAGATGTGGGGCGACAAGACGGTGATCGGCGACGTGACCCAAGCCGCCTATCTCGGGCCCTACCTGTGGAAGCTCACCGTCGAGAAGGCCGGCTCGTTCGACGTCGACAAGGTCGCGGCGGCCTCGGGCGGGATCGAGTTCAAAGGCGCGCCGGAGGGCTACGTCCGCATCCACCCCAACCATCACCTCTGGTCGAAGACCCGGGTCGGCAAGGCGCTGCCTAACGGCCAGTTCGAGGTGGTCTACGAGAGCGCCGACCTGATCGAGCCGAACCCGTTCCCGAAGGGATACCAGTAA